The Polyangium spumosum genome includes a window with the following:
- a CDS encoding SUMF1/EgtB/PvdO family nonheme iron enzyme: protein MHVAPRPAVFVAAAALLASMALAACRSSEAKPSDAAPSSTAAAVPVGSAVPAVEAAVTDAGADADAGAVAVTVTIVDAGVDAEAEGGAPPGCPSEMLKIGRYCVDRWEAHLATKTADGVLSPWPHYERPEKGTFYLAMSAAGAFPQAYISRVEAAEACAHAGKRLCRRDEWRRACRGKHGYRYPYGNKGKRGACNTGKIHLLEKLYGNRPGAWTYEVFNDPKLDREPGFLARSGEYETCGSDEGVHDMVGNLHEWVSDDVGSDIEDILARDEVERKKQPWRVGNAMFVGGFFSTTIEHGPGCTYTTIAHEPTYHDYSTGFRCCMDAPGVEKTKTRKKAR, encoded by the coding sequence ATGCACGTCGCTCCTCGCCCCGCTGTTTTCGTCGCCGCCGCCGCGCTCCTCGCGTCGATGGCCCTCGCCGCGTGCCGCTCCTCCGAGGCCAAACCGAGCGACGCCGCGCCGAGCTCGACGGCGGCGGCCGTGCCCGTCGGCTCCGCCGTGCCCGCGGTCGAGGCGGCGGTCACGGACGCTGGGGCGGACGCGGACGCGGGGGCGGTCGCGGTCACGGTCACGATTGTGGATGCGGGCGTGGACGCGGAGGCCGAGGGTGGGGCGCCGCCGGGTTGTCCCTCCGAAATGCTGAAGATCGGCCGTTATTGTGTCGATCGGTGGGAGGCGCACCTCGCCACGAAGACCGCGGACGGCGTCCTTTCGCCCTGGCCGCATTACGAGCGGCCCGAGAAGGGCACGTTTTACCTCGCCATGAGCGCGGCGGGCGCCTTTCCGCAGGCGTACATCAGCCGCGTCGAGGCGGCCGAGGCCTGCGCGCACGCGGGCAAACGCCTGTGCCGCCGCGACGAGTGGAGGCGGGCCTGCCGGGGCAAACACGGCTACCGGTATCCTTATGGCAACAAGGGCAAGCGCGGGGCCTGCAATACCGGCAAGATTCACCTCCTCGAGAAGCTTTACGGCAATCGCCCCGGCGCCTGGACGTACGAGGTCTTCAACGACCCGAAGCTCGACCGCGAGCCTGGATTCCTCGCCCGGTCGGGCGAATACGAGACCTGCGGCAGCGACGAGGGCGTCCACGACATGGTCGGCAACCTCCACGAGTGGGTGAGCGACGACGTCGGCTCCGACATCGAGGACATCCTCGCCCGGGACGAGGTCGAGCGGAAGAAGCAGCCGTGGAGGGTCGGCAACGCCATGTTCGTGGGTGGCTTCTTCAGCACCACCATCGAGCACGGCCCGGGCTGCACGTACACCACGATCGCCCACGAGCCCACGTACCACGATTATTCGACGGGTTTCCGCTGCTGCATGGACGCGCCCGGGGTCGAAAAAACGAAGACCCGGAAGAAGGCGCGTTAG
- a CDS encoding FHA domain-containing protein: protein MPGPALDLSLALDVRSVAPGAPQRAHLVVEVSAALPEDERHERPPLALVFAIDVSASMWGQPMEQVVRSIERMVELLEPTDRVGIVSFSEGAEVVAELERLDAAARRRLAGSLRRIDPEGGTDMESGLRVSKSALGPRAADERRGILLLSDGDPTLGDRRPEALAEIAASFRGDAAVSTLGYGEEHNEDILRRIAVAGGGQYYYVRDPSLCATELALAVGATGDAVAEGVSVDLSPERGVDIIRIAGDVRVRKTMGAARVEMPDLQPGERASLVIELVLEPGASVSGAFDVVRARLAHRRPGASEVHTTERTIGVDVAPGAPQRDPVARARVLVALAEEARTAARVLADQGSFEQAASLLRRAVDGMRAEADLMGFGAQDAQGAPEALASIEAEDGTPLGETIAQLAEEADVLAKKPNPAAYRLFRKAQAGRAAAASRRAGASQAGPLSRRAMATIAGNLPRARLLVVQGKGPKDGYRLEGTTITVGQTNHAQIRLEGKDVSREHCSIVGQDGRFYLTDLGGGSGTYVNGKRLTAPKALAPGDVIGVGDCELRYEEER, encoded by the coding sequence ATGCCCGGTCCTGCCCTCGATCTGTCGCTCGCGCTCGACGTCCGGAGCGTCGCTCCGGGCGCGCCGCAGCGCGCGCACCTCGTCGTCGAGGTCTCGGCCGCGCTCCCCGAGGACGAACGGCACGAGAGGCCGCCGCTCGCGCTCGTGTTCGCGATCGACGTCTCCGCGTCGATGTGGGGTCAACCGATGGAGCAAGTCGTGCGCTCCATCGAGCGCATGGTGGAGCTGCTCGAGCCCACCGATCGCGTGGGGATCGTCTCGTTCTCCGAGGGCGCCGAGGTCGTCGCCGAGCTCGAGCGCCTCGACGCCGCCGCGCGCCGCAGGCTCGCCGGCAGCCTGCGCCGCATCGACCCCGAGGGCGGCACCGACATGGAGAGTGGCCTGCGCGTCAGCAAGAGCGCGCTCGGCCCGCGCGCGGCCGACGAGCGGCGCGGCATCCTCCTGCTCAGCGACGGCGACCCGACGCTCGGCGACAGGCGCCCCGAGGCGCTCGCGGAGATCGCGGCCTCGTTCCGCGGCGACGCGGCGGTCTCCACGCTCGGCTACGGCGAGGAGCACAACGAGGACATCCTGCGCCGCATCGCGGTCGCGGGCGGCGGGCAGTACTATTACGTGCGGGATCCGTCGCTCTGCGCGACCGAGCTCGCGCTCGCCGTCGGCGCCACCGGCGACGCGGTCGCCGAGGGCGTGTCGGTCGACCTCTCGCCTGAGCGTGGCGTCGACATCATCCGCATCGCGGGCGACGTGCGCGTGCGCAAGACCATGGGCGCCGCGCGCGTGGAGATGCCGGACCTCCAGCCGGGGGAGCGCGCGTCGCTCGTCATCGAGCTCGTCCTCGAGCCCGGCGCCTCCGTGAGCGGCGCCTTCGACGTCGTGCGCGCGCGCCTCGCGCATCGCCGGCCCGGCGCTTCGGAGGTGCACACGACCGAGCGAACGATCGGCGTCGACGTCGCGCCCGGCGCGCCCCAGCGTGACCCTGTGGCGCGGGCGCGTGTGCTCGTCGCGCTCGCGGAGGAGGCGCGCACCGCGGCGCGCGTGCTCGCCGATCAGGGCTCGTTCGAGCAGGCGGCGTCGCTGCTGCGGCGCGCGGTGGACGGCATGCGCGCGGAGGCGGATCTGATGGGCTTCGGCGCGCAGGACGCCCAAGGTGCTCCGGAGGCCCTGGCGTCGATCGAAGCGGAGGACGGCACGCCGCTCGGCGAGACGATCGCGCAGCTCGCGGAGGAGGCGGACGTGCTCGCGAAGAAGCCGAACCCTGCGGCGTATCGCCTCTTCCGCAAGGCCCAGGCGGGCCGCGCCGCCGCCGCCTCGCGCCGCGCGGGCGCGAGCCAGGCGGGCCCTCTCAGCCGCCGCGCCATGGCCACCATCGCCGGCAACCTCCCTCGCGCCCGCCTGCTCGTCGTGCAGGGAAAGGGCCCGAAGGACGGCTATCGCCTCGAAGGCACGACGATCACGGTTGGCCAGACAAACCACGCGCAGATCCGCCTCGAGGGCAAGGACGTCTCTCGCGAGCATTGCTCGATCGTCGGCCAGGACGGCAGGTTTTACCTGACCGACCTCGGCGGCGGCAGCGGGACGTACGTCAATGGCAAGCGCCTCACGGCCCCGAAGGCGCTCGCGCCCGGGGACGTGATCGGGGTCGGCGACTGCGAGCTCCGGTACGAGGAAGAGCGCTAG